A region of Meleagris gallopavo isolate NT-WF06-2002-E0010 breed Aviagen turkey brand Nicholas breeding stock chromosome 27, Turkey_5.1, whole genome shotgun sequence DNA encodes the following proteins:
- the TUFT1 gene encoding tuftelin isoform X2, with translation MSGPGVGEESVKVLRLTLPNELPGERREQAKQKPVGKAFAMVANRSSNGHALASERIKSNDGDEEIIKVYLKARAEGSANHEEHVSQLKSEVRHIQEARSFLKKLREDLSSKLESRQGDKEHTQVVLEEQNGSWLHPERLRAEPWEEQQDEDCSGDDVEKMRQTAKRLFTRLQEAEKCHQLEKKDLERTVSRYREEAEQTNCALRRAERSVVEKELQVDELQRLLAGMEKEHRTLLLKMKDSEAELARLRSVEGDKLAEQDRSAKLEKEVAMLREKIHHLDDMLKSQQRKVRQMIEQLQNSKTVIQAKDAVIQELKEKVAYLEAENLEMHDRIEHLIEKQVSRGGHSSRARSKSEYVSSKRLMGPKPLPLIRVVET, from the exons AAAAGCCTTCGCCATGGTGGCCAACAGATCGAGCAATGGCCACGCGTTGGCATCCGAGCGCATCAAGTCCAACGACGGCGATGAGGAGATCATCAAG gtCTATCTGAAGGCGAGGGCTGAGGGCAGTGCGAACCATGAGGAGCACGTCAGCCAGCTGAAGAGCGAAGTTCGGCACATCCAGGAG GCTAGAAGTTTTTTGAAGAAGCTGCGGGAAGACTTAAGTAGTAAACTTGAGAGCAGACAAGGAGATAAAGAGCACACACAG gtggtgctggaggagcagaaCGGGAGCTGGTTGCACCCGGAGAGGCTCCGCGCTGAGCCTTGGGAAGAGCAG CAGGATGAGGATTGTTCAGGAGATGATGTAGAGAAGATGCGGCAGACAGCGAAGAGGCTGTTCACgaggctgcaggaggctgagaaaTGCCATCAGTTGGAGAAGAAGGACCTCGAG AGGACGGTGTCACGGTACCgggaggaggcagagcagaCAAACTGTGCTCTGCGGAGAGCAGAGAGGAGCGTGgtggagaaggagctgcaggtgGACGaactgcagaggctgctggcGGGGATGGAGAAG gagcacagaacTTTGCTGCTGAAGATGAAAGACAGCGAAGCAGAGCTGGCACGGCTGAGAAGTGTGGAAGGTGACAAGCTCGCCGAACAGGACCG GTCGGCCaagctggagaaggaggtggCAATGCTGCGGGAGAAGATCCACCACCTGGACGACATGCTGAAGAGCCAGCAGCGCAAGGTCCGCCAGATGATCGAGCAG CTCCAGAACTCCAAAACGGTGATTCAGGCCAAAGACGCTGTGATCCAGGAGCTGAAGGAGAAAGTCGCCTACCTGGAGGCTGAG AACCTGGAGATGCACGACCGCATCGAGCACCTGATTGAGAAGCAGGTCAGCCGGGGCGGCCACAGCTCCAGAGCACGTTCCAAGTCAGAGTACGTCAGCAG caaAAGACTGATGGGCCCCAAACCGCTGCCTCTCATTCGAGTGGTGGAAACATGA